A single window of Anaerocolumna chitinilytica DNA harbors:
- a CDS encoding MarR family winged helix-turn-helix transcriptional regulator — MEIQDSFGYVLNINAKLIKRRLDTAIKKYDITTAQWSLLKLLSVVNNLTQVEIANRLHSDIVTVGLVIERLVKKEMVQKAHLENDRRAYRISITDRGRKITDIIEEEANKCNKAALQGFTEKEMETLMLLLNKVTENLMKEN, encoded by the coding sequence ATGGAGATTCAGGATTCATTTGGTTATGTACTTAATATTAATGCAAAACTCATTAAAAGAAGGCTTGATACTGCAATTAAAAAATATGATATAACAACAGCGCAATGGTCACTGCTAAAACTTTTATCAGTGGTTAATAACCTTACGCAAGTAGAAATTGCTAACAGATTGCATTCAGATATTGTTACGGTTGGATTGGTTATAGAGCGATTGGTCAAGAAAGAAATGGTTCAAAAAGCGCATTTAGAGAACGATCGAAGGGCATATAGAATCAGTATCACGGATAGAGGTCGAAAGATTACGGATATTATTGAGGAAGAAGCTAATAAATGCAATAAAGCAGCCCTTCAAGGGTTTACTGAAAAAGAAATGGAAACACTTATGTTGCTTTTAAATAAAGTAACAGAAAATCTTATGAAGGAGAATTGA
- the prmC gene encoding peptide chain release factor N(5)-glutamine methyltransferase: protein MITLQDALQKGKKVLKDNNIDNGEYDAWLLLAFCFELNRAAYLANPLKEIFQDDLDAYMDLIGKRSKHIPLQYITGEQEFMGLNFQVKEGVLIPRQDTEILVMEALKVSKDKEILDICSGSGCILLSLLKLGGARSGLGADISETALLVSRENAKKLGVTAEFIKSDIYSQIDKTYDIIVSNPPYIPTNIIPTLMEEVKEYEPTIALDGKEDGLYFYREICKGLKDHLNPGGYVFFEIGYDQGKAVMELLTEAGMSNICIIKDLAGLDRVVTGRWNEKKGEPFT, encoded by the coding sequence ATGATAACCTTACAGGATGCTTTACAAAAAGGAAAAAAAGTACTTAAAGATAATAACATAGACAATGGGGAATATGATGCCTGGCTTTTGCTGGCTTTTTGCTTTGAATTAAACCGGGCAGCCTATTTGGCTAATCCTCTAAAGGAAATTTTTCAGGATGATTTAGATGCCTATATGGACTTAATCGGAAAGAGAAGCAAACATATACCACTTCAATATATTACTGGTGAACAAGAATTTATGGGACTTAACTTTCAAGTGAAAGAAGGAGTTCTCATACCGAGGCAGGATACGGAAATTCTTGTAATGGAGGCATTAAAGGTAAGTAAGGACAAAGAGATTCTGGATATATGCAGCGGTTCCGGTTGTATACTGCTCTCTCTCTTAAAGCTTGGAGGCGCAAGGTCTGGATTAGGTGCGGATATATCTGAAACAGCTCTTTTAGTATCCCGTGAAAATGCAAAAAAGCTGGGAGTAACAGCAGAATTTATTAAAAGTGATATCTATTCACAGATAGATAAAACATATGATATAATAGTATCGAATCCACCTTATATACCAACAAATATTATCCCTACCTTAATGGAAGAGGTAAAGGAGTATGAACCAACCATTGCTCTTGACGGAAAAGAAGACGGCTTATACTTTTACCGGGAAATATGCAAAGGACTAAAAGACCACTTAAACCCGGGAGGGTATGTCTTTTTTGAAATCGGGTATGACCAGGGAAAGGCAGTGATGGAATTGCTGACAGAAGCAGGAATGAGCAATATCTGTATAATTAAGGATTTAGCAGGACTTGACAGAGTAGTTACAGGAAGATGGAATGAAAAGAAAGGGGAACCCTTTACTTAG
- the rpmE gene encoding 50S ribosomal protein L31, producing MKEGIHPKYYQAKVVCNCGNEFVTGSTKNDIHVEICSKCHSFYTGQQKAAAARGAIDKFNRRYGLKQEQ from the coding sequence ATGAAAGAGGGAATCCATCCGAAGTATTATCAGGCAAAGGTAGTTTGCAACTGTGGCAATGAATTTGTTACAGGTTCAACAAAGAACGATATCCACGTAGAAATCTGTTCTAAGTGCCATTCTTTCTACACTGGACAGCAGAAAGCTGCTGCAGCTCGCGGTGCTATCGATAAGTTCAATCGTAGATACGGTCTTAAGCAGGAACAATAG
- a CDS encoding TIGR01212 family radical SAM protein (This family includes YhcC from E. coli K-12, an uncharacterized radical SAM protein.): protein MWGEKPYYSLDYYLKETYGRKLYKISLDAGLTCPNRDGTLGTNGCIFCSEGGSGDFSASSNLSITDQIEEAKERVYLKLPASQRPAKLKLNTHKIDGQRPDDQGPVNHPANPNKETHTGQGSFIAYFQAFTNTYGDISYLRKIYREALYHEDIAILSIATRPDCLGDEVLELLAECACIKPLWVELGLQTCHEETAELIHRGYTLPVFEKAVKDLNAIGAKIIVHMILGLPGENNEMILSSMDYLKSQPVHGIKLQLLHVLKNTALSLMPYRAMELEEYIDLLLACVERLPQDMVIHRLTGDGPKKLLLAPLWSGNKKLVLNTITKEMKARDTWQGKAL, encoded by the coding sequence ATGTGGGGTGAGAAACCTTACTATTCCCTGGATTATTACTTAAAAGAGACCTATGGCAGAAAGCTCTATAAGATTTCCTTAGATGCCGGCCTCACCTGCCCTAACAGGGACGGCACCCTTGGGACGAATGGCTGTATCTTCTGCAGTGAAGGCGGCAGCGGTGATTTTAGCGCTTCTTCTAACCTTAGCATTACAGACCAGATAGAGGAAGCAAAAGAAAGGGTATATCTGAAGCTGCCTGCAAGTCAACGGCCAGCTAAGCTTAAACTCAATACTCATAAAATTGACGGCCAAAGACCTGACGACCAAGGACCAGTAAATCACCCTGCTAATCCAAATAAGGAAACCCATACAGGACAAGGGTCCTTTATAGCATATTTTCAGGCATTTACCAATACCTATGGCGACATCAGCTATTTAAGAAAGATATATCGCGAAGCTTTATATCATGAAGATATTGCTATTTTATCCATTGCAACAAGACCTGACTGTCTGGGGGATGAGGTATTGGAGCTCTTAGCGGAATGCGCCTGTATTAAACCCCTATGGGTGGAATTAGGCTTACAGACCTGCCATGAAGAAACAGCGGAGCTTATTCATCGAGGTTATACACTTCCTGTCTTTGAAAAGGCCGTTAAGGATCTGAATGCTATCGGTGCCAAAATTATAGTCCATATGATATTAGGTCTGCCGGGTGAAAATAATGAGATGATACTCTCCTCTATGGATTATCTTAAAAGTCAGCCGGTACATGGAATTAAGCTGCAACTGCTTCATGTACTAAAAAATACCGCTCTTTCTCTGATGCCTTACCGTGCAATGGAACTGGAAGAGTACATCGATCTTCTGCTGGCTTGTGTGGAACGGCTGCCTCAGGATATGGTAATCCACCGGCTTACCGGTGACGGTCCGAAGAAACTTCTGTTAGCCCCCTTGTGGAGCGGTAATAAAAAGCTGGTTTTAAATACGATTACCAAGGAAATGAAAGCCAGAGACACCTGGCAGGGAAAAGCATTATAA
- the prfA gene encoding peptide chain release factor 1, whose product MFDKLEDLLIRYQELTDELNDPNVVNDQARFRKLMKEQNDLAPIVEKYTEYKETKAAIEDSLAMLEEESDEELRELAKEELSECKEKVEVIEKELKILLLPKDPNDEKNVIVEIRGGAGGDEAALFAAELFRMYSKYSETQNWKIDMMNVNENGLGGFKEVVFMINGKGVYSKMKYESGVHRVQRIPVTESGGRIHTSTSTVAIMPEAEEVDVYLDLNDCKFDVFRSSGNGGQCVNTTDSAVRLTHIPTGIVISCQDEKSQLKNRDKALKVLRSKLYEMELEKAHNAEAEARRSQVGTGDRSEKIRTYNFPQGRVTDHRIKLTLHQLDNIMDGDLEEVIDSLIAADQAAKLANMNEQ is encoded by the coding sequence ATGTTTGATAAATTAGAGGATTTACTTATACGCTATCAGGAATTAACAGATGAATTAAATGACCCAAATGTAGTAAACGACCAGGCTCGTTTTCGTAAGCTTATGAAGGAGCAGAACGACTTAGCTCCTATCGTAGAAAAATATACAGAATACAAAGAAACAAAGGCAGCTATCGAAGATAGCCTTGCAATGCTTGAAGAAGAAAGCGATGAAGAGTTAAGGGAGCTTGCCAAGGAAGAATTAAGTGAATGTAAAGAAAAAGTTGAAGTAATAGAGAAAGAATTAAAGATACTTCTTCTTCCCAAAGATCCTAACGATGAAAAGAACGTAATTGTTGAAATCAGAGGTGGTGCCGGCGGAGATGAAGCAGCTTTATTTGCGGCAGAATTATTCCGTATGTATTCCAAATACTCAGAAACTCAGAACTGGAAAATAGACATGATGAATGTCAATGAAAACGGACTTGGCGGATTTAAGGAAGTTGTATTCATGATTAACGGCAAAGGCGTTTATTCCAAGATGAAATACGAGAGTGGTGTACATCGTGTACAGCGTATCCCTGTAACAGAATCCGGCGGAAGAATCCATACCTCAACTTCAACAGTAGCTATTATGCCGGAAGCAGAAGAAGTAGATGTATATCTTGATTTAAATGACTGTAAATTCGATGTATTCCGTTCCTCCGGAAACGGCGGACAGTGCGTTAACACCACTGACTCGGCAGTACGTCTTACTCATATTCCAACAGGTATCGTAATCTCCTGTCAGGATGAAAAATCCCAGTTGAAGAACAGGGATAAAGCTTTAAAAGTACTGCGAAGCAAGCTCTATGAGATGGAACTGGAAAAGGCTCATAATGCTGAAGCTGAAGCCAGAAGAAGCCAGGTTGGAACAGGTGACCGTTCTGAAAAGATTCGTACCTACAACTTCCCCCAGGGCCGTGTCACAGACCACCGCATTAAGCTTACTCTCCACCAGCTTGATAATATCATGGACGGAGATTTAGAAGAAGTAATCGACAGCCTAATTGCCGCCGATCAGGCAGCAAAGTTGGCAAACATGAATGAACAGTAA
- a CDS encoding DUF6273 domain-containing protein — translation MSDSKVNGKMDTDTSVNNQMMALRDTAMVNVTDKLTIYSGNTDSINIDAGEEIPENISYRSEDDSIAEVRKGYVVANREGETNIITSFSLAGKEMSFHTQITVLAGTVTVSSSELEVMEGTTKKLKTKLDKGVLSGVSYISDNTDVATVVNDGVDGIISGVSKGRATITVTANVSGSITVKEVIVTVSDFDKGDIPIQNPVQADNFKEEDDWQGSRVNFGRFEQDNRISNGKEPILWRVLEVEDNSVLLLAEYGLICKNIHETFEDFTWETSTLRNWLNTSFLDMAFTNQERKAILDSNIDTPDNIEWGTKGGGNTIDKVFLPSVQDVMNPAYGFPANMETSKARMLQCTAYARKNGGYINKDNGNTCWWLRSPGFHQKYADYVFTTGAITENYFIGRRYDAIRPAIRVDLSMVQIKPRQKTGENIYPYISLLPN, via the coding sequence ATGAGTGATTCCAAAGTGAATGGTAAAATGGACACGGACACTTCAGTGAATAATCAGATGATGGCGTTAAGAGACACTGCAATGGTTAATGTCACCGATAAACTCACAATATACTCCGGGAATACAGACAGCATTAATATTGATGCAGGAGAAGAGATACCGGAGAATATTTCTTACAGATCAGAAGATGATTCTATAGCAGAAGTAAGAAAAGGGTATGTAGTAGCCAATCGGGAAGGTGAAACTAATATTATCACCTCTTTTTCTTTAGCGGGTAAAGAGATGTCTTTTCATACACAGATTACAGTATTAGCTGGAACGGTAACTGTTAGTTCATCTGAATTAGAAGTAATGGAAGGAACCACCAAGAAGCTGAAAACTAAGCTGGATAAAGGTGTTCTAAGCGGAGTATCTTATATATCTGACAATACAGATGTTGCCACAGTAGTGAATGATGGTGTTGACGGTATCATAAGTGGTGTCTCCAAAGGCAGGGCTACAATCACTGTTACCGCGAATGTATCCGGTAGCATTACCGTGAAAGAAGTCATTGTTACGGTTTCTGACTTTGATAAAGGAGATATTCCCATTCAGAATCCGGTTCAGGCAGATAATTTTAAAGAAGAGGATGACTGGCAGGGAAGCCGCGTTAACTTTGGGAGATTTGAGCAGGACAATAGAATCAGCAACGGCAAAGAGCCGATTCTTTGGAGGGTTCTTGAAGTGGAGGATAACTCTGTTCTATTATTAGCGGAGTACGGGTTAATCTGCAAGAACATTCATGAAACCTTTGAGGATTTTACTTGGGAGACTTCTACACTGAGAAATTGGCTGAATACTTCTTTTCTTGACATGGCATTTACCAATCAGGAAAGAAAAGCTATTCTTGACAGTAATATTGATACTCCTGACAACATAGAATGGGGTACCAAAGGTGGTGGGAATACGATAGATAAAGTATTTCTGCCAAGTGTGCAGGATGTTATGAATCCTGCTTATGGATTTCCTGCCAATATGGAAACCTCTAAAGCTAGAATGCTGCAGTGCACAGCCTACGCCCGTAAGAATGGTGGTTATATCAATAAAGATAACGGTAATACTTGCTGGTGGCTTCGCTCCCCGGGATTTCATCAAAAGTATGCAGATTATGTTTTTACAACGGGTGCTATTACGGAGAATTATTTCATTGGAAGACGTTATGACGCCATCAGACCGGCTATTCGGGTTGACTTATCAATGGTTCAGATAAAACCCAGACAAAAAACCGGAGAAAATATTTATCCATATATAAGTCTACTACCTAATTGA
- the rho gene encoding transcription termination factor Rho has protein sequence MEVLISEMSLAELRTLAKSRGIKSVSTLRKQELIDILGAGMETEEVNTDIAGKGETEREVELNKPAEQEEKIKKDFPEKVQEERTTSTQIKRNIRTDKDSETRSSFNQDNSYRRPSQSQGQGQAEDNKKNSYWQNNGNVQETAERRSNPQEAEALDSGETKEGILEVMPDGYGFIRCDNYLPGENDVYVSPAQIRRFSLKTGDIVVGNTRIKSQGEKFSALLYVKSVNGFHPAEAQKRKKFEDLTPIFPNERIHLETPGTNVSMRMVDLISPIGKGQRGMIVSQPKTGKTTLLKQIAKAITVNHPNIQLIILLIDERPEEVTDIKESIEGKNVEVIYSTFDELPENHKRVSEMVIERAKRLVEHKQDVVILLDSITRLARAYNLTVQASGRTLSGGLDPAALHMPKRFFGAARNMREGGSLTILATALVDTGSRMDDVVFEEFKGTGNMELVLDRNLSEKRIFPAIDLPKSSTRRDDLLLTQPEMEATYLIRKAFNSMKSDDAVEKIIDMFLKTKTNTEFIETVKKTKLIN, from the coding sequence ATGGAAGTACTAATTAGTGAAATGTCCTTGGCAGAACTGAGAACATTAGCGAAAAGCAGAGGCATTAAGAGCGTATCGACCCTTCGTAAGCAGGAGCTTATTGATATATTGGGTGCAGGTATGGAGACAGAAGAGGTGAACACGGACATTGCTGGGAAGGGTGAGACTGAAAGAGAAGTTGAACTGAATAAGCCGGCAGAGCAGGAAGAGAAGATAAAGAAAGATTTTCCTGAAAAAGTCCAGGAGGAAAGGACCACCTCTACCCAGATTAAAAGAAATATCAGAACGGATAAGGATAGCGAAACAAGAAGTTCCTTTAATCAGGATAACAGTTATAGAAGACCTTCTCAGAGTCAGGGCCAAGGCCAGGCAGAGGATAATAAGAAGAACTCCTACTGGCAGAACAATGGAAACGTCCAGGAGACGGCAGAACGCAGAAGCAATCCTCAGGAAGCGGAAGCTCTTGATAGTGGAGAGACGAAGGAAGGCATTCTGGAAGTTATGCCGGATGGTTACGGCTTTATACGTTGCGATAACTATTTGCCGGGAGAAAATGATGTATATGTATCACCGGCTCAGATTAGGCGTTTTTCATTAAAGACCGGAGATATTGTCGTAGGAAATACCAGAATTAAGAGCCAGGGAGAGAAATTCAGCGCACTGTTATATGTTAAGAGTGTAAACGGTTTTCATCCTGCAGAAGCTCAGAAACGTAAGAAATTTGAGGATCTTACCCCTATATTCCCCAATGAGAGAATTCATCTTGAAACACCAGGAACGAATGTATCAATGAGAATGGTAGATTTAATTTCTCCCATCGGCAAGGGTCAAAGAGGTATGATAGTATCACAGCCTAAGACCGGTAAGACAACATTGTTAAAGCAGATTGCCAAGGCGATTACAGTAAATCACCCTAATATTCAATTGATTATTTTATTAATAGATGAACGTCCGGAAGAAGTTACCGATATTAAGGAGTCAATCGAAGGTAAGAATGTTGAAGTTATTTATTCCACTTTTGATGAATTACCGGAAAACCATAAGAGAGTATCAGAGATGGTTATCGAACGCGCTAAGAGATTAGTAGAGCATAAACAGGATGTGGTAATCTTATTGGACAGCATAACAAGACTTGCCAGAGCTTATAACCTGACCGTACAGGCAAGCGGACGTACTTTATCAGGCGGTCTCGATCCGGCGGCACTTCATATGCCGAAGAGATTCTTCGGTGCAGCCAGAAACATGAGAGAAGGCGGAAGTCTTACTATCTTAGCAACTGCGCTGGTGGATACCGGAAGCCGTATGGATGATGTAGTATTTGAAGAATTTAAAGGTACCGGTAACATGGAACTTGTTCTTGATAGAAACCTTTCTGAAAAGAGGATATTCCCTGCCATTGATTTACCGAAATCCAGCACCAGAAGAGATGACCTGCTTTTAACACAGCCGGAGATGGAAGCCACTTATTTAATAAGGAAAGCTTTTAACAGTATGAAGTCTGATGATGCGGTAGAGAAGATCATAGATATGTTTTTAAAAACAAAAACCAACACAGAATTTATCGAAACAGTAAAAAAGACGAAATTAATTAATTAG
- a CDS encoding DUF1385 domain-containing protein: protein MKPSGVGGQAVIEGVMMKNKEHYAVAVRKPDNEIVIKEDTFKSVSDKYKIWRLPILRGILAFAESMGIGIKTLNFSASFFEEEEAAKETKVDKAFSKVFKDKTEGILAAITMIIAVVLAVGIFIVLPAFAAGLLGKSIASDSLVAFIEGIIRIVLFVLYVFAISQLKDIKRVFMYHGAEHKTINCVENGFDLTIENVRKQSRQHKRCGTSFLFLVMFVSIIFFMFIRTDNTWIRYASRILLVPVIAGVAYEFIRFAGKNDSAIVRILSKPGMWLQGMTTREPDDDMIEVAIKSVEAVFDWRTFLGKETEAEEVNTQVDSKNVSSTGGKEKQTNKQNSNRASENKQTGNKKNSSQQNQNKKTAGNKTNQSSGKQSNKRNDRAANINGHTEDTKQNNASNKAARELAAASTRREPLKAMDIFEEDDEILRAVDDFVAITDEAAEKE from the coding sequence ATGAAGCCATCAGGAGTCGGAGGACAGGCAGTTATTGAAGGTGTAATGATGAAGAACAAAGAGCATTATGCTGTTGCAGTAAGAAAGCCTGATAACGAAATTGTAATAAAGGAAGATACCTTTAAAAGTGTTTCAGACAAGTACAAAATATGGAGACTTCCAATTCTAAGAGGTATTCTTGCTTTTGCAGAATCCATGGGTATAGGAATTAAAACTTTGAATTTTTCCGCCAGTTTTTTTGAAGAAGAGGAAGCGGCAAAGGAAACAAAGGTAGACAAAGCTTTTTCAAAAGTCTTTAAAGATAAGACAGAAGGAATTCTGGCAGCTATTACAATGATTATAGCCGTTGTATTAGCAGTGGGAATCTTTATTGTACTGCCGGCTTTTGCAGCTGGATTGCTTGGAAAATCAATTGCATCGGATAGTCTGGTAGCATTTATTGAAGGAATTATCAGAATTGTCCTGTTTGTACTTTATGTATTTGCCATATCCCAGTTAAAAGACATTAAGAGAGTCTTTATGTACCATGGAGCAGAACATAAAACGATTAATTGTGTTGAGAACGGTTTCGACCTTACAATAGAGAACGTAAGAAAACAATCAAGACAGCACAAAAGATGCGGAACCAGCTTTTTATTTCTTGTTATGTTTGTCAGTATTATTTTCTTTATGTTTATCAGAACGGATAATACCTGGATTCGATATGCAAGCAGAATTCTGTTAGTACCTGTAATTGCTGGTGTAGCTTACGAATTTATTCGTTTCGCCGGAAAAAATGATTCTGCAATTGTCAGAATCTTAAGTAAACCCGGTATGTGGCTTCAGGGCATGACTACCAGAGAACCGGATGATGACATGATTGAAGTAGCTATCAAATCCGTTGAGGCAGTATTTGACTGGAGAACTTTCCTTGGTAAAGAAACAGAAGCAGAAGAAGTGAACACCCAGGTTGACAGTAAAAATGTCAGCTCTACTGGTGGAAAAGAAAAGCAGACCAATAAGCAGAACTCAAATAGAGCAAGTGAAAATAAACAAACCGGTAATAAAAAGAATAGCAGTCAACAGAATCAAAATAAAAAAACCGCAGGCAATAAGACCAATCAATCTTCTGGAAAACAAAGCAATAAGAGGAATGATAGAGCTGCGAATATTAATGGCCATACAGAGGATACGAAGCAGAATAACGCTTCAAATAAAGCAGCCAGAGAGTTGGCAGCAGCATCTACAAGAAGAGAGCCTTTAAAGGCTATGGATATATTTGAAGAAGATGATGAGATATTAAGAGCAGTGGATGATTTTGTTGCAATAACGGATGAAGCAGCAGAGAAAGAATAG
- a CDS encoding DUF4364 family protein: protein MQTDALTLYKLIILFLLDKVDFPLTNAQISNFILDKEYTNYFSLQQCISELTEEEFIEVETVGHSSLYQITPSGEETLSFFQHMISQPIQEEILYFLKENKYSLRDETSTLSEYHKAGKEEYTVSLRVMEKKNPIIDINLSVPTEEDAAKICNNWRAQSQEIYSYVLNQLLNG, encoded by the coding sequence ATGCAGACAGATGCGTTAACTTTATATAAACTGATTATACTGTTTCTATTGGATAAAGTGGACTTCCCACTGACTAATGCACAGATATCAAATTTTATACTGGATAAAGAATACACTAATTATTTCAGCCTGCAGCAATGCATATCCGAATTAACAGAAGAAGAATTCATTGAGGTTGAAACGGTCGGGCACAGTTCCCTGTATCAGATAACTCCCTCCGGTGAAGAAACCCTCTCCTTTTTTCAGCATATGATATCCCAACCCATTCAGGAAGAGATTCTTTACTTTTTGAAAGAAAATAAATACAGTTTAAGAGATGAGACCTCCACACTGTCCGAATATCATAAGGCCGGCAAGGAGGAATATACCGTTTCTCTTAGAGTTATGGAAAAGAAAAATCCCATAATCGATATTAATCTCTCTGTTCCTACCGAAGAAGATGCCGCTAAAATCTGCAATAACTGGCGGGCTCAAAGTCAGGAAATATACTCCTATGTTTTAAATCAGCTTTTAAACGGATAA
- a CDS encoding NAD(P)-dependent malic enzyme — MTNNEKALLLHEQWQGKISTDAKCSVKTREDLALAYTPGVAEPCNVIAKDPDAAYKYTLKANTIAVVSDGSAVLGLGNIGPYAAMPVMEGKAVLFKEFGGVNAFPICLDTQDTEEIIETVVRIAPAFGGINLEDISAPRCFEIEERLKERLSIPVFHDDQHGTAIVVLAGVINALKITAKTKEDSRVVINGAGSAGIAIAKLLLNYGFKHIMLCDRVGILSENTSGLNWMQQKLMSVTNLEKKEGSLSDALKGADIFIGVSAPGIVTKEMVASMNKDSILFAMANPVPEIMPDLARAAGAKVVGTGRSDFPNQVNNVVAFPGIFKGALESRASQITEEMKLAAAKAIAGLVSEEELSEENILPQPFDPRVCEAVSNAVKSNVVTK; from the coding sequence ATGACAAACAACGAAAAAGCATTACTATTGCATGAGCAGTGGCAGGGAAAAATCTCAACGGACGCCAAATGTTCCGTAAAGACCAGAGAAGATCTTGCACTTGCATATACGCCAGGGGTCGCAGAGCCCTGTAATGTAATTGCCAAAGACCCAGATGCCGCATATAAATATACACTAAAGGCTAATACCATAGCAGTGGTCTCTGATGGCAGCGCGGTATTAGGACTTGGTAATATCGGCCCCTATGCTGCTATGCCGGTAATGGAAGGTAAAGCTGTTTTATTTAAGGAATTCGGAGGAGTAAATGCTTTCCCTATCTGCCTGGACACCCAGGATACCGAAGAAATAATTGAGACAGTAGTCCGTATTGCGCCAGCCTTCGGCGGAATTAACCTGGAGGATATTTCAGCTCCAAGGTGCTTTGAGATTGAAGAGCGTTTAAAAGAACGTCTTTCCATTCCTGTATTTCATGATGACCAGCATGGTACCGCCATTGTGGTATTGGCAGGTGTTATCAATGCCCTTAAAATAACCGCCAAAACAAAAGAAGATTCCAGAGTAGTCATTAACGGAGCCGGTTCTGCAGGAATAGCTATTGCGAAGCTTCTTTTAAATTATGGCTTTAAACATATTATGCTCTGTGACAGAGTTGGTATTCTATCTGAAAATACTTCCGGTTTGAATTGGATGCAGCAAAAGCTTATGTCGGTTACCAATCTAGAGAAAAAAGAAGGTTCCTTAAGCGACGCTCTAAAAGGCGCCGATATTTTTATCGGTGTATCTGCTCCCGGAATTGTTACGAAGGAAATGGTAGCCTCTATGAATAAAGATTCCATCCTCTTTGCTATGGCAAACCCCGTACCGGAGATTATGCCGGACCTGGCAAGAGCCGCCGGAGCAAAGGTTGTGGGAACCGGCAGATCTGACTTTCCAAATCAGGTTAATAATGTTGTTGCTTTCCCCGGAATTTTTAAAGGTGCACTGGAGAGTCGTGCAAGTCAGATAACGGAAGAAATGAAATTAGCGGCAGCTAAGGCTATAGCCGGGCTGGTTTCAGAGGAAGAGCTAAGCGAAGAGAATATCCTTCCTCAACCTTTTGATCCAAGAGTCTGTGAAGCTGTCAGCAATGCAGTTAAATCTAATGTTGTAACTAAGTAG